The Cellulomonas fulva genome includes a window with the following:
- a CDS encoding GatB/YqeY domain-containing protein, with translation MSSPTLDRLTADLTTAMKARDTDRTSILRQVIGAVRAEEKAGPEVKELTEDDVLAVLAREVKKRRESAQIYAQAGADDRAGVETSEADTIETYLPARLSDDELQSLVTAVVADLGATSMKDMGAVMKEATARAGLSADGKKLSALVRTTLAS, from the coding sequence ATGAGCAGCCCGACGCTGGACCGACTGACCGCCGACCTCACCACCGCCATGAAGGCGCGCGACACCGACCGCACGAGCATCCTGCGCCAGGTGATCGGCGCCGTCCGTGCCGAGGAGAAGGCCGGCCCCGAGGTCAAGGAGCTCACCGAGGACGACGTCCTCGCAGTGCTGGCCCGGGAGGTCAAGAAGCGCCGCGAGAGCGCGCAGATCTACGCGCAGGCCGGCGCCGACGACCGCGCGGGCGTGGAGACCTCGGAGGCGGACACCATCGAGACCTACCTGCCGGCGCGGCTGTCCGACGACGAGCTGCAGTCCCTGGTCACCGCCGTGGTCGCCGACCTCGGCGCCACGTCCATGAAGGACATGGGCGCGGTGATGAAGGAGGCCACGGCGCGCGCGGGCCTCTCGGCGGACGGCAAGAAGCTGAGCGCCCTGGTCCGCACCACCCTCGCGAGCTGA
- a CDS encoding beta strand repeat-containing protein, with amino-acid sequence MPSTRSWRARLSALTGVLAVLAVLAATLLGGSLPASAANIAPFTPVFSTNAHGTVLMAANTLMTCSTTSGTGSGTCATARASNDVSLTSTVRNNNFTGAFVDVLADGATTFNSSSARLTVPDDSSVLFAALVWGGRTSTSNATSSNAAKRQTAYLKVDSDAGEDVAGRAITSTWFAETSATQGYQAYLDVTDVVTAAGSGSYTVGNVQSTTGTDNTFAGWSLVVAVSDATLPMRNLSVFRGFSEIQNAVGSREVAFDVSGFLTPPSGAVRTTLGAVTYEGDRGSTGDRFTLNSTDLSDGLNPTTDVFNSTISDRGTRVSAGQNPDYANQLGFDADLFAADGILPNGATSATLKATTSSEQYWIGLVTFATDLYEPNVHGNKSVTLVDRDASATTTVGDELTYSVIVENTGLDVASGTVLYDAIPTGTTYVPGSLSITRDPVMDGDEASGTYVPDTTWATGGAIRAALGDVPVSTGTTPRYVVEFTVTIDSAVRAGQELLNIAQVTSRGATTRTVTGAVTNTTLNVVPVGGATGVPTVRDHTAVLVPTPTVASATVDLLAGASETGLTVVGSTMPARGTLVDGGDGTVSYTPEPDFAGRDAFTYTVRDADGNAATGTVVIEVVNTAPTAVDDPVDLDVDVPAATATPVAVLGNDTDANGDALRVRSITVGTTTVTSGPLTTAAGGTVTLTDGAVTYTKPAGGLAVGATDTFDYVVEDTRGGSDAGTVTVTGRQINSAPTAGDDEADALVGGAAVTIPVLADDVDPDAGDALTVTVESGPARGSVTVVGNQLRYTPPATGAGGEVTFTYRVTDGAGAFDVATVTVTLDAAPVAADDTATTPSATAVVVDVLDDDTDPDGDDLRVTSVGTPSHGAASVVTVDGRTQVRYTPATGFVGDATVTYTVSDDRGGSDTATLTVTVANAAPVANADTRGTTVGATLTGVDVLANDTDANLTAGFGAQELSVTGATATHGTVTVASDGTLTVVPDAGYVGDVVVTYTISDGAGGTATGTLTVTVTNTDPVAVPDTATTGTSQAVTVDVLDNDTDGDEETLTIVAGSLTAPRDQDDVVRGEVAVVDGRVVYTPPTGWTGTVTFDYAATDGHTQDAATVTVTVTNAAPTADGTAAGTATGTAVTVDVLTSASDENSAYQTLTVVGATADHGAQVVVNPDGTLTVTPAPGFAGDVTVSYTVSDGTDTVTATLVVTVANAAPAPVDDEVVTAPGVTARIPLLTNDTDENGDPLTVTGVSAPRDASGAVRGTVTVDADGVATYVPAAGFTGVVTFTYTVSDGSTTSTATVTVAIGAQVTPTDGRVTTPNDTAVVVDVTGPDETVVGVEEPEHGTVEVVDGTLVYTPDPGFVGEVVLEYEVEDGDGNRETRTVTIVVTDPSDTTPTPTPTPTPDPTTDPTPTPDPTTDPTPDPTGDPTQEPTAEASPTPETGDGDDLAVTGSEAGALAGLAVLLVVAGAALALAVRRRA; translated from the coding sequence ATGCCCAGCACCCGCTCCTGGCGCGCCCGGCTCAGCGCGCTCACCGGCGTCCTCGCCGTCCTCGCCGTCCTCGCGGCGACCCTGCTCGGCGGGTCGCTGCCCGCGAGCGCCGCCAACATCGCCCCGTTCACACCGGTGTTCTCGACGAACGCGCACGGCACGGTGCTCATGGCGGCCAACACGCTCATGACGTGCTCGACCACCTCCGGCACCGGGTCCGGGACCTGCGCCACGGCACGCGCGAGCAACGACGTGTCGCTCACCAGCACCGTGCGCAACAACAACTTCACGGGTGCGTTCGTCGACGTGCTGGCGGACGGCGCGACGACGTTCAACTCGTCGTCCGCCCGCCTCACCGTGCCGGACGACAGCTCGGTGCTGTTCGCGGCGCTCGTGTGGGGCGGTCGGACGTCGACGAGCAACGCGACGTCGAGCAACGCGGCCAAGCGCCAGACGGCGTACCTGAAGGTCGACAGCGACGCGGGCGAGGACGTCGCGGGCCGGGCTATCACGTCGACGTGGTTCGCCGAGACGAGCGCGACGCAGGGCTACCAGGCCTACCTCGACGTGACCGACGTCGTCACGGCCGCCGGCTCGGGCAGCTACACGGTCGGCAACGTCCAGTCGACCACCGGGACCGACAACACGTTCGCCGGGTGGTCGCTCGTCGTCGCGGTCTCCGACGCGACGCTGCCCATGCGCAACCTCAGCGTGTTCCGCGGGTTCTCGGAGATCCAGAACGCCGTCGGCAGCCGCGAGGTCGCGTTCGACGTCAGCGGCTTCCTGACGCCGCCGAGCGGCGCGGTGCGCACCACGCTCGGTGCCGTCACCTACGAGGGCGACCGCGGCTCGACCGGTGACCGGTTCACGCTCAACTCGACGGACCTCAGCGACGGGCTCAACCCGACCACGGACGTGTTCAACTCGACGATCAGCGACCGGGGCACGCGCGTGAGCGCCGGGCAGAACCCGGACTACGCGAACCAGCTCGGGTTCGACGCCGACCTGTTCGCGGCGGACGGCATCCTGCCGAACGGCGCGACGAGCGCGACCCTCAAGGCCACCACCTCGAGCGAGCAGTACTGGATCGGCCTCGTCACGTTCGCCACCGACCTGTACGAGCCGAACGTGCACGGCAACAAGTCCGTCACGCTCGTCGACCGCGACGCGAGCGCGACCACGACGGTGGGCGACGAGCTCACGTACAGCGTGATCGTCGAGAACACCGGGCTGGACGTCGCGTCCGGCACCGTGCTGTACGACGCGATCCCGACCGGCACGACGTACGTGCCGGGCTCGCTGAGCATCACGCGCGACCCGGTCATGGACGGGGACGAGGCGTCCGGCACGTACGTCCCGGACACGACCTGGGCCACCGGTGGCGCGATCCGCGCCGCCCTGGGCGACGTCCCGGTGTCGACCGGCACCACCCCGCGCTACGTCGTCGAGTTCACGGTCACGATCGACAGCGCGGTGCGCGCCGGCCAGGAGCTGCTCAACATCGCGCAGGTGACGTCGCGCGGCGCGACCACGCGGACCGTCACCGGCGCGGTGACCAACACGACGCTGAACGTGGTGCCCGTGGGCGGCGCGACGGGTGTGCCGACCGTCCGCGACCACACCGCGGTGCTGGTCCCGACTCCCACGGTCGCCTCGGCGACGGTCGACCTGCTCGCGGGCGCGTCCGAGACCGGCCTCACGGTCGTCGGGTCCACGATGCCCGCGCGCGGCACGCTCGTCGACGGCGGCGACGGCACGGTGAGCTACACGCCCGAGCCGGACTTCGCGGGACGCGACGCGTTCACCTACACGGTGCGCGACGCCGACGGCAACGCCGCCACGGGCACGGTCGTCATCGAGGTCGTCAACACCGCACCGACCGCCGTCGACGACCCCGTCGACCTGGACGTCGACGTCCCCGCCGCCACGGCGACCCCGGTCGCGGTGCTCGGCAACGACACCGACGCCAACGGGGACGCGCTGCGGGTGCGCAGCATCACCGTCGGCACGACGACCGTCACGTCCGGCCCGCTCACGACCGCCGCGGGCGGCACGGTGACGCTCACCGACGGCGCCGTGACCTACACCAAGCCGGCCGGCGGTCTCGCGGTCGGCGCGACCGACACGTTCGACTACGTCGTCGAGGACACCCGCGGCGGGTCGGATGCCGGGACGGTCACCGTCACGGGCCGGCAGATCAACTCGGCGCCGACGGCGGGCGACGACGAGGCCGACGCGCTCGTCGGCGGCGCCGCCGTCACCATCCCCGTGCTGGCGGACGACGTCGACCCCGACGCGGGCGACGCGCTCACGGTCACGGTCGAGTCCGGCCCCGCGCGCGGCAGCGTGACGGTGGTCGGCAACCAGCTCCGCTACACGCCGCCGGCGACGGGTGCGGGCGGCGAGGTGACGTTCACCTACCGGGTCACGGACGGGGCGGGCGCCTTCGACGTCGCGACGGTGACCGTCACGCTCGACGCGGCGCCGGTCGCGGCCGACGACACGGCCACGACGCCGTCGGCCACCGCGGTCGTCGTCGACGTGCTCGACGACGACACCGACCCGGACGGCGACGACCTGCGGGTCACCTCCGTCGGCACGCCGAGCCACGGCGCCGCGAGCGTCGTGACCGTCGACGGCCGGACCCAGGTCCGTTACACGCCCGCCACCGGCTTCGTCGGCGACGCGACGGTCACCTACACCGTGTCCGACGACCGCGGCGGCAGCGACACCGCGACCCTCACCGTGACGGTCGCCAACGCCGCGCCCGTCGCGAACGCCGACACGCGTGGCACGACGGTGGGCGCGACGCTCACCGGCGTCGACGTCCTGGCGAACGACACCGACGCGAACCTCACCGCGGGCTTCGGGGCGCAGGAGCTCTCCGTGACCGGCGCCACCGCCACCCACGGCACCGTGACCGTCGCGTCCGACGGCACGCTCACCGTCGTTCCCGACGCCGGGTACGTCGGCGACGTCGTCGTGACCTACACGATCAGCGACGGCGCGGGCGGCACCGCGACCGGCACCCTCACGGTGACGGTCACGAACACCGACCCTGTCGCCGTGCCGGACACGGCGACGACCGGCACGTCCCAGGCGGTGACGGTCGACGTCCTCGACAACGACACCGACGGGGACGAGGAGACCCTCACGATCGTCGCGGGCTCGCTCACCGCGCCGCGCGACCAGGACGACGTGGTGCGCGGCGAGGTCGCGGTCGTCGACGGCCGGGTGGTCTACACGCCACCCACGGGCTGGACCGGCACGGTCACGTTCGACTACGCCGCGACCGACGGCCACACGCAGGACGCCGCCACGGTCACGGTCACGGTCACGAACGCGGCGCCGACCGCGGACGGGACGGCAGCCGGCACCGCCACGGGCACCGCCGTGACGGTCGACGTGCTGACGTCCGCGTCCGACGAGAACTCGGCGTACCAGACGCTGACGGTCGTCGGCGCGACCGCGGACCACGGCGCGCAGGTCGTCGTGAACCCGGACGGGACCCTGACGGTGACGCCGGCCCCCGGTTTCGCCGGCGACGTCACGGTGAGCTACACCGTCTCCGACGGCACCGACACCGTGACGGCGACGCTCGTCGTGACCGTCGCCAACGCGGCGCCCGCCCCCGTCGACGACGAGGTGGTGACCGCACCCGGCGTCACCGCGCGCATCCCGCTGCTCACCAACGACACCGACGAGAACGGGGACCCGCTCACGGTCACCGGGGTCAGCGCGCCGCGCGACGCGTCCGGCGCCGTGCGCGGGACCGTCACGGTCGACGCGGACGGCGTCGCGACGTACGTGCCCGCGGCCGGGTTCACCGGGGTCGTCACGTTCACCTACACGGTCAGCGACGGCAGCACGACGAGCACGGCGACCGTGACCGTCGCGATCGGTGCGCAGGTCACGCCGACCGACGGCCGCGTCACGACACCCAACGACACCGCGGTCGTCGTGGACGTCACCGGACCAGACGAGACCGTCGTCGGTGTCGAGGAGCCCGAGCACGGGACGGTCGAGGTCGTCGACGGGACGCTCGTCTACACGCCCGACCCGGGCTTCGTCGGCGAGGTGGTCCTCGAGTACGAGGTCGAGGACGGCGACGGCAACCGCGAGACCCGCACCGTCACCATCGTCGTGACCGACCCGTCGGACACGACGCCCACGCCGACGCCCACCCCCACCCCGGACCCCACGACGGACCCGACCCCGACGCCGGACCCCACCACGGACCCGACGCCGGACCCGACGGGCGACCCGACGCAGGAGCCCACCGCGGAGGCGTCGCCCACGCCGGAGACCGGCGACGGCGACGACCTCGCCGTCACCGGCAGCGAGGCGGGCGCGCTGGCCGGCCTGGCCGTCCTGCTCGTCGTCGCGGGGGCAGCGCTGGCCCTGGCGGTCCGCCGCCGGGCCTGA
- a CDS encoding glycogen/starch/alpha-glucan phosphorylase, whose product MTADTTPPIATREHTVDGFVREFLRELNFGQGVDLTRASANDKYLAMARTVRHYLMTRWLSTLRRQGQLQAKSVAYLSAEFLLGRQLDNALLAADLQDIVREGLASLGIDLDELREEEVEPGLGNGGLGRLAACFIDSLATMNVPCIGYGIRYEYGIFRQTFVDGWQVEKPDDWLRLGSPWEFPHPESAVTVSFGGSVEQYQDDDGVVKRRWVPGWSVQGVPYNYMVPGYENGRVNTLRLWSAQATRAFDLQIFNAGDYAEAVRAQTFAENISKVLYPEDSTPQGKELRLQQQYFFVACSIKDFVDQVLPEDFDLHDLPERIVFQLNDTHPVIAVPELMRVLVDEKGWDWADAWSVTQRCFAYTCHTLLPEALEVWPVDLLGRLLPRHLEIIYRINDEFLAELREAYPDDELRVRRMSIIAEYPVRAVRMAYLATVAGTKVNGVAALHSQLLRDKVLDDFAGYWPDKFTNVTNGVTPRRFLRLSNPGLSTLVTEAIGDGWVTDLDQLRGLEPLADDAEFRRRFREVKHANKLRIADVLAHRDGITVDPDTMFDVMVKRLHEYKRQTLKLLHIVSLYEKVSTGKLAIGDVTPRTFAFGAKAAPGYVMAKQIIGLINAVGATINEDPALEGRLRVAFPANYNVTLAETLIPAADLSEQISLAGKEASGTGNMKFMLNGALTIGTDDGANVEIRELVGDENFFLFGLDEPQVAELVDRGYHPSAYYETNVDLRHALDLIASGAFSGGDRTVFEPIVSNLLNEDRFLALADFQAYVDAQAKVDAAYADPEAWTRSAVLNVARGGFFSSDRSMRDYIDRIWHTPPVPPA is encoded by the coding sequence GTGACGGCAGACACGACACCCCCCATCGCGACGCGTGAGCACACCGTGGACGGCTTCGTGCGGGAGTTCCTGCGCGAGCTCAACTTCGGCCAGGGCGTGGACCTGACGCGGGCCTCCGCGAACGACAAGTACCTGGCGATGGCGCGCACGGTGCGCCACTACCTGATGACCCGCTGGCTCTCCACGCTGCGCCGCCAGGGCCAGCTGCAGGCCAAGTCGGTGGCGTACCTGTCCGCGGAGTTCCTGCTGGGTCGCCAGCTCGACAACGCGCTGCTGGCCGCGGACCTGCAGGACATCGTGCGCGAGGGCCTCGCGAGCCTGGGCATCGACCTGGACGAGCTGCGCGAGGAGGAGGTCGAGCCCGGCCTGGGCAACGGCGGCCTCGGCCGGCTGGCCGCGTGCTTCATCGACTCGCTCGCCACCATGAACGTCCCGTGCATCGGCTACGGCATCCGCTACGAGTACGGGATCTTCCGCCAGACGTTCGTGGACGGCTGGCAGGTGGAGAAGCCCGACGACTGGCTGCGCCTGGGGTCGCCGTGGGAGTTCCCGCACCCCGAGTCGGCGGTCACCGTGAGCTTCGGCGGGAGCGTCGAGCAGTACCAGGACGACGACGGCGTGGTGAAGCGCCGGTGGGTGCCGGGCTGGTCGGTCCAGGGCGTGCCCTACAACTACATGGTGCCGGGCTACGAGAACGGGCGCGTGAACACGCTGCGCCTGTGGAGCGCCCAGGCCACCCGCGCGTTCGACCTCCAGATCTTCAACGCCGGCGACTACGCCGAGGCCGTGCGCGCCCAGACGTTCGCGGAGAACATCTCCAAGGTCCTGTACCCGGAGGACTCCACGCCGCAGGGCAAGGAGCTGCGGCTGCAGCAGCAGTACTTCTTCGTCGCGTGCTCGATCAAGGACTTCGTCGACCAGGTCCTCCCGGAGGACTTCGACCTTCACGACCTGCCCGAGCGCATCGTCTTCCAGCTCAACGACACCCACCCGGTGATCGCGGTCCCGGAGCTCATGCGCGTGCTCGTCGACGAGAAGGGGTGGGACTGGGCGGACGCCTGGTCGGTCACGCAGCGGTGCTTCGCGTACACGTGCCACACCCTGCTGCCGGAGGCGCTCGAGGTGTGGCCGGTGGACCTGCTGGGCCGCCTGCTGCCGCGGCACCTGGAGATCATCTACCGCATCAACGACGAGTTCCTGGCCGAGCTGCGCGAGGCGTACCCGGACGACGAGCTGCGCGTGCGCCGCATGTCGATCATCGCGGAGTACCCGGTGCGCGCGGTGCGCATGGCCTACCTGGCCACGGTCGCGGGCACCAAGGTCAACGGCGTCGCGGCGCTGCACAGCCAGCTGCTGCGGGACAAGGTGCTCGACGACTTCGCGGGGTACTGGCCGGACAAGTTCACCAACGTCACCAACGGCGTCACCCCGCGACGCTTCCTGCGGCTGTCCAACCCGGGCCTGTCGACGCTGGTCACCGAGGCGATCGGCGACGGCTGGGTCACGGACCTCGACCAGCTCCGGGGGCTGGAGCCGCTGGCCGACGACGCCGAGTTCCGGCGCCGGTTCCGGGAGGTCAAGCACGCCAACAAGCTGCGGATCGCCGACGTCCTGGCGCACCGCGACGGCATCACGGTCGACCCGGACACGATGTTCGACGTCATGGTGAAGCGGCTGCACGAGTACAAGCGCCAGACCCTCAAGCTGCTGCACATCGTGTCGCTGTACGAGAAGGTCTCCACCGGCAAGCTCGCGATCGGCGACGTCACGCCGCGCACGTTCGCGTTCGGCGCCAAGGCGGCGCCCGGCTACGTGATGGCCAAGCAGATCATCGGGCTCATCAACGCGGTCGGGGCGACGATCAACGAGGACCCGGCGCTCGAGGGCCGGCTCCGGGTCGCGTTCCCGGCCAACTACAACGTCACCCTCGCGGAGACGCTGATCCCCGCGGCCGACCTGTCGGAGCAGATCTCGCTCGCGGGCAAGGAGGCGTCGGGCACGGGCAACATGAAGTTCATGCTCAACGGCGCGCTGACGATCGGGACGGACGACGGCGCGAACGTCGAGATCCGCGAGCTCGTCGGCGACGAGAACTTCTTCCTGTTCGGGCTCGACGAGCCGCAGGTGGCCGAGCTCGTGGACCGCGGCTACCACCCGTCGGCGTACTACGAGACGAACGTGGACCTGCGGCACGCGCTCGACCTGATCGCCTCCGGCGCGTTCTCCGGCGGGGACCGGACGGTCTTCGAGCCGATCGTGTCCAACCTGCTCAACGAGGACCGCTTCCTGGCGCTCGCGGACTTCCAGGCCTACGTCGACGCGCAGGCCAAGGTCGACGCGGCGTACGCGGACCCCGAGGCGTGGACCCGCTCCGCGGTGCTCAACGTGGCGCGCGGCGGCTTCTTCTCCTCGGACCGCTCGATGCGGGACTACATCGACCGCATCTGGCACACCCCGCCGGTCCCCCCGGCCTGA
- a CDS encoding MSCRAMM family protein — MSSLSLPPARQAPRGGSRVRAALVGVVAAALALSVVPSTAAEAAVATISGVVKVDGRPLPAVGGRGARVTVTYWEPSTGVRKSVLSDAETGAYAIRAPGTAPFYVSANVVGDFRERGRELAGFAPVFVGRSGAHAYASQMLEPLPTLVGPRTLALELDRTGSVAVVGTDAARYDSIALMAADGSQVAQGDGPTTWRDLVPGRYSVKAVSTLQEPGALATPSWSTELGEVVVRPGERTTVTPDLGDVSGEVSGVVRHGGTPVPGATVDLERASTIAGIGGFPAGGWARVTTDSKGRYRVGPGILPLGSYLVTATSDSLGAVPQTVELTADTVATHDVDVRRTGAVSVSTGAATADHQVEMALADSANRTVTDDVTRSTGGSRSLHAVPGTYTLVVHDLTARTYLKREVVVTAGRTTTVAPQPMRATVRISGVVQNGGGRPSSVWIYGPAQDGNGAAYTRTSSSGYYVLESVVPGRRQRLKVRGFTDSGSQIDRWVRVAPGVPLATRLPDPAGAITGRLTFDGRPYRGLLVAEGARGHESIQVKSTGEFVVPPLRGWGSHVRLRTLGLPASVGDVPFRLVLPAAVRSVTTPSSGTTLDLGTVDLRLLR, encoded by the coding sequence ATGTCGTCGCTCTCCCTCCCCCCTGCACGGCAGGCGCCGCGCGGTGGGAGCCGCGTCCGAGCGGCGCTCGTCGGCGTCGTCGCCGCGGCGCTGGCGCTGAGCGTCGTGCCGAGCACCGCCGCCGAGGCGGCGGTCGCCACGATCAGCGGCGTCGTGAAGGTCGACGGCCGGCCGCTGCCCGCCGTCGGCGGTCGCGGTGCCCGGGTCACGGTCACGTACTGGGAGCCCAGCACGGGCGTGCGGAAGTCGGTGCTGTCCGACGCGGAGACCGGCGCCTACGCGATCCGGGCACCCGGGACGGCTCCGTTCTACGTCTCGGCCAACGTGGTCGGCGACTTCCGCGAGCGCGGCCGGGAGCTGGCCGGGTTCGCCCCCGTCTTCGTCGGGCGGTCCGGTGCGCACGCCTACGCCTCGCAGATGCTCGAGCCGCTGCCGACGCTCGTCGGGCCCCGGACGCTGGCGCTCGAGCTCGATCGCACGGGCTCCGTCGCGGTGGTGGGGACCGACGCCGCGCGCTACGACAGCATCGCGCTGATGGCCGCCGACGGGAGCCAGGTGGCCCAGGGCGACGGCCCCACGACCTGGCGGGACCTGGTGCCGGGCCGGTACTCGGTCAAGGCCGTCAGCACCCTGCAGGAGCCCGGCGCCCTGGCCACCCCGTCCTGGAGCACCGAGCTGGGCGAGGTGGTGGTGCGCCCGGGCGAGCGGACGACGGTGACGCCGGATCTGGGGGACGTGTCGGGTGAGGTGTCCGGCGTGGTGCGCCATGGAGGGACCCCGGTGCCGGGCGCCACGGTCGACCTCGAGCGCGCGTCGACGATCGCGGGGATCGGTGGTTTCCCCGCCGGCGGCTGGGCGCGGGTGACGACGGACAGCAAGGGTCGCTACCGGGTGGGTCCCGGCATCCTCCCGCTCGGGTCGTACCTGGTGACGGCGACGTCGGACTCTCTCGGTGCGGTCCCGCAGACGGTCGAGCTCACCGCCGACACGGTCGCCACGCACGACGTGGACGTGCGACGGACGGGCGCCGTCTCGGTGAGCACGGGCGCGGCGACGGCCGATCACCAGGTCGAGATGGCGCTCGCGGACTCGGCGAACCGCACGGTGACGGACGACGTGACGCGCTCGACGGGTGGTTCCCGGAGCCTGCACGCGGTCCCCGGGACGTACACGCTCGTCGTGCACGACCTCACCGCCCGCACGTACCTGAAGCGCGAGGTCGTGGTGACGGCGGGGCGGACGACGACGGTGGCCCCCCAGCCGATGCGCGCGACGGTGCGGATCTCGGGCGTGGTGCAGAACGGCGGAGGACGGCCGTCCTCGGTCTGGATCTACGGGCCGGCCCAGGACGGGAACGGCGCGGCGTACACGCGGACCTCGAGCTCGGGCTACTACGTGCTCGAGAGCGTCGTCCCGGGCAGGCGTCAGCGGCTCAAGGTCAGGGGCTTCACCGACTCCGGCAGCCAGATCGACCGGTGGGTGAGAGTCGCGCCCGGGGTGCCGTTGGCGACACGTCTGCCGGATCCCGCGGGTGCGATCACCGGCCGGCTGACGTTCGACGGGCGACCCTACCGAGGCCTGCTCGTGGCCGAGGGTGCGCGCGGCCACGAGTCCATCCAGGTGAAGAGCACCGGCGAGTTCGTCGTCCCCCCGCTGCGGGGCTGGGGCTCCCACGTCCGGCTGAGGACGCTCGGCCTGCCGGCCTCGGTGGGTGACGTGCCGTTCCGGCTCGTGCTTCCCGCCGCTGTCCGCTCCGTCACCACACCGTCGTCGGGGACGACGCTCGACCTGGGCACCGTCGACCTGAGGCTCCTGCGGTAA
- a CDS encoding DUF5997 family protein: MKPSTAAAKLDVYLPATPEEFRTGTVTRDELAELQRNPPQWLTDLRRNGPHPRNVVAARLRVSTSGLARAGITDPLTTDEINALVEEPPEWLERERQTFEEVRREERRLAARDADRRAEEARTAGD, encoded by the coding sequence ATGAAGCCGTCCACCGCAGCGGCGAAGCTCGACGTGTACCTGCCTGCGACGCCCGAGGAGTTCCGCACCGGCACGGTCACGCGGGACGAGCTCGCGGAGCTCCAGCGCAACCCCCCGCAGTGGCTCACGGACCTGCGGCGCAACGGGCCGCACCCGCGCAACGTCGTCGCCGCGCGCCTGCGCGTCTCGACCTCGGGGCTCGCCCGCGCGGGGATCACCGACCCGCTGACCACCGACGAGATCAACGCGCTCGTCGAGGAGCCGCCGGAGTGGCTCGAGCGGGAGCGGCAGACCTTCGAGGAGGTCCGTCGCGAGGAGCGCCGCCTGGCCGCGCGGGACGCCGACCGGCGTGCCGAGGAGGCGCGCACCGCGGGCGACTGA